The Nocardia sp. XZ_19_385 genome window below encodes:
- a CDS encoding S9 family peptidase, with the protein MEPITGTAAGVPFTALPPEGVEGSAPLLVAWHMLDAPRSDAAFAAALPMAGIPAWRVYLGMPFCGARMVDGRMDAGLELVQRDPLRAYTDRMISGAADEFPAALAALRDQLPVEDGPISIVGGSLGGGVALLTLARGEVAVRAAALVNPAVRARSVVGLLEEFTRQPYSWDEDANAVADRLDFVARAAEIGDRAKVLVVSGKLDFPQFRADADELVAALRTHGADAAVTTVPELAHPLAEEPGIEPAPQLPIAKIVDDILTSWFTR; encoded by the coding sequence ATGGAACCGATTACCGGCACCGCCGCAGGCGTCCCCTTTACCGCGCTGCCACCGGAGGGGGTCGAGGGCTCCGCTCCGCTGCTGGTGGCGTGGCACATGCTCGATGCGCCGCGGTCGGACGCGGCGTTCGCTGCCGCGCTGCCGATGGCTGGAATCCCGGCTTGGCGGGTGTATTTGGGGATGCCGTTCTGCGGGGCGCGGATGGTGGACGGGCGGATGGATGCCGGACTCGAGCTCGTGCAGCGGGATCCGTTGCGGGCCTACACCGATCGGATGATCAGTGGGGCGGCTGACGAGTTCCCGGCGGCGTTGGCGGCGCTGCGGGATCAGTTGCCCGTCGAGGACGGGCCGATCAGCATCGTCGGCGGGTCGCTCGGTGGCGGGGTCGCGTTGCTGACGCTGGCGCGGGGCGAGGTTGCGGTGCGGGCGGCGGCGCTGGTGAATCCGGCGGTCCGGGCGCGCTCGGTGGTGGGCCTCCTCGAGGAGTTCACCAGACAGCCCTATTCCTGGGACGAGGATGCGAACGCCGTCGCCGACCGCCTCGACTTCGTCGCACGGGCCGCGGAAATCGGCGACCGCGCAAAAGTTTTGGTGGTCAGCGGAAAGCTGGACTTCCCGCAGTTCCGTGCTGACGCCGACGAGTTGGTCGCGGCTCTGCGCACGCACGGCGCCGACGCCGCCGTCACCACCGTGCCCGAGCTGGCACACCCCCTGGCCGAGGAGCCCGGGATCGAACCCGCACCCCAGCTGCCGATCGCCAAGATCGTGGACGACATCCTGACCTCGTGGTTCACCCGATAG
- a CDS encoding TetR family transcriptional regulator, translating into MAEAPNFQTEMRLLLRERMLDAARDVVCTEGWGAVNMSRIAKDVGISRPVLYKEIGTKQALADALIERELGAFLRGIADTLAAHPDPITGMTRAAEYTLRTGADNTLLKAVLSGRDSSDTTLLPALITEPEPVLGRALAALLPAMRERYELATISDADLESLIEILVRLTLSHLFQPLGPLDRTVAQIELVITRVFTALIEAAS; encoded by the coding sequence GTGGCTGAAGCCCCGAACTTTCAGACCGAGATGCGCCTGCTGCTGCGCGAACGCATGCTCGATGCCGCCCGCGACGTGGTGTGCACCGAGGGCTGGGGCGCGGTGAACATGTCCCGCATCGCCAAGGACGTCGGGATCAGCCGGCCGGTGCTCTACAAGGAGATCGGCACCAAACAGGCCCTGGCCGACGCGCTCATCGAGCGCGAGCTCGGCGCCTTCCTGCGGGGCATCGCCGACACCCTCGCCGCGCATCCCGACCCCATCACCGGCATGACCCGCGCCGCCGAGTACACCCTGCGCACCGGTGCGGACAACACTCTGCTCAAAGCGGTGCTGTCCGGTCGCGACAGCAGCGACACCACCCTGCTGCCCGCACTGATCACCGAACCCGAACCGGTCCTCGGCCGCGCGCTCGCGGCGTTGCTGCCCGCGATGCGCGAACGCTACGAACTCGCGACCATCTCGGATGCGGATCTGGAATCGCTGATTGAGATCCTCGTACGCCTCACTCTGAGCCACCTCTTCCAGCCGCTCGGCCCGCTCGACCGCACGGTCGCCCAGATCGAACTGGTGATCACCCGCGTCTTCACCGCACTGATCGAGGCGGCGTCCTAG
- a CDS encoding alkane 1-monooxygenase, whose translation MTSRIGESGHPVAAPDHWRDRKRYLWLLGLVAPTSLGVAVALVWGCNKLGWQAVAPVWWWIGPILIYVLLPTLDLFFGPDGQNPPEEVMERLENDKYYRYCTYVYIPLQLLSMVVACYLWTALDLAWLGIDGGLGVVSKIGLAFSIGAMGGVGINTAHELGHKKDQLERWLSKITLAQTAYGHFYIEHNRGHHVRVATPEDPASARFGETFWSFLPRSVWGSLRSSWELETTRLRRMDKSPWTLHNDVLNAWLMTLVLWGGLTAVFGPSILPYLLVQAVYGFTLLETVNYLEHYGLLRQRTASGRYERCTPVHSWNSDHIVTNIFLYHLQRHSDHHANPTRRYQTLRSMDGAPNLPSGYASMIGLAYFPPLWRRVMDHRVLDHYDGDITRVNLQPGKRQRLLAQYGAR comes from the coding sequence ATGACTTCTCGAATCGGCGAATCGGGACACCCGGTAGCCGCGCCCGACCACTGGCGGGACCGCAAGCGATACCTGTGGCTGCTCGGATTGGTGGCGCCGACCTCGCTGGGCGTCGCGGTCGCACTGGTCTGGGGCTGCAACAAGCTCGGCTGGCAGGCGGTCGCGCCCGTCTGGTGGTGGATCGGCCCGATCCTGATCTACGTTCTGCTCCCGACCCTGGACCTGTTCTTCGGCCCGGACGGGCAGAACCCGCCGGAGGAGGTGATGGAGCGACTCGAGAACGACAAGTACTACCGCTACTGCACCTACGTCTACATCCCGTTGCAACTGCTGAGCATGGTCGTCGCCTGCTACCTGTGGACCGCCTTGGACCTGGCATGGCTGGGCATCGACGGCGGCCTGGGCGTGGTCTCCAAGATCGGTTTGGCGTTCAGCATCGGCGCGATGGGCGGCGTGGGCATCAACACCGCGCACGAACTGGGACACAAGAAGGACCAGCTCGAACGCTGGCTGTCGAAGATCACGCTGGCCCAAACCGCTTACGGCCACTTCTATATCGAGCACAACCGCGGCCATCATGTGCGAGTGGCCACGCCCGAGGACCCCGCCAGCGCCCGCTTCGGCGAAACCTTCTGGAGCTTCCTGCCGCGCAGCGTGTGGGGCAGCCTGCGCTCCTCGTGGGAACTGGAGACCACCCGGTTGCGGCGTATGGACAAGAGCCCGTGGACATTACACAACGACGTCCTCAACGCCTGGCTGATGACGCTGGTGCTGTGGGGCGGCCTGACCGCGGTGTTCGGGCCGTCGATCCTGCCGTATCTGCTCGTGCAGGCCGTCTACGGTTTCACCCTGCTCGAGACGGTGAACTATCTGGAGCACTACGGGTTGCTGCGGCAGCGCACCGCATCCGGGCGCTACGAGCGCTGCACTCCGGTGCACAGCTGGAACTCCGACCACATCGTGACCAACATCTTCCTGTACCACCTGCAGCGGCACAGCGACCATCACGCCAATCCCACCCGCCGCTATCAGACCCTGCGCAGCATGGACGGCGCACCGAACCTGCCCAGTGGTTACGCCAGCATGATCGGCCTGGCCTACTTCCCGCCGCTGTGGCGCCGGGTCATGGATCACCGTGTGCTCGACCATTACGACGGCGACATCACCCGCGTGAACCTGCAGCCCGGCAAGCGGCAGCGCCTGCTCGCGCAGTACGGGGCGCGGTGA
- a CDS encoding rubredoxin, with protein MAAYRCPVCDYVYDETAGAPREGFPAGTSWSAVPDDWCCPDCGVREKVDFTSEGKIR; from the coding sequence ATGGCCGCCTACCGCTGCCCGGTCTGCGACTACGTCTACGACGAAACCGCCGGCGCGCCCCGCGAGGGATTTCCGGCCGGCACCTCGTGGTCGGCGGTGCCCGACGACTGGTGCTGCCCCGACTGCGGCGTCCGGGAAAAGGTCGACTTCACCTCCGAAGGGAAGATCCGATGA
- a CDS encoding rubredoxin, producing MNIDYKLFRCLQCGFEYDEALGWPEDGIAPGTRWDEIPEDWSCPDCGAAKTDFEMVEVSRT from the coding sequence ATGAATATCGACTACAAGCTGTTCCGTTGCCTGCAATGCGGTTTCGAATACGACGAGGCGCTGGGCTGGCCGGAGGACGGCATCGCACCCGGCACCCGCTGGGACGAAATTCCCGAGGACTGGTCGTGCCCGGACTGCGGTGCGGCGAAGACCGATTTCGAGATGGTCGAGGTCAGTCGCACATGA
- a CDS encoding NAD(P)/FAD-dependent oxidoreductase — MTGQIVIAGAGVAGATAARTLRDAGYSGRIVLVGAESHAPYRRPMVSKDLLAGTRDVGRCLLEPETYWAGNGIELRVATTVTDIDTDHGRVWLSSGEALGYDSLLLATGARARRLEQHPPVRVRTLRGVGDIAALRAAIDSGPLLIVGGGLVGLEVAATARGLGAEVHILHAGAAPLDRVVPQEVSELVQYLHAEHGVRIDSNVRLTGIEQIDTRGVVATATDGRTWTGSSALVAIGAEPDTALARTAGIAVDAGILVDEWYRTSAAGVFAAGDVARRFTAHRGRHERSEHWNSALAQGAAAAKSMLGQPVTELELPWGWTTQYGVSLQFAGWMQSREELVVRGAIESRNFTVLALSGGALVGAITVGRPRDIRAARELIATGAVLPSADWADEAVDLTRIVQAPLPVRR; from the coding sequence ATGACGGGACAGATCGTGATCGCGGGCGCGGGCGTGGCCGGTGCGACCGCGGCCCGGACCCTGCGCGACGCGGGTTATTCCGGCCGCATCGTGCTCGTCGGCGCGGAATCCCATGCGCCGTACCGGCGCCCGATGGTGTCCAAGGATCTACTCGCCGGGACCCGCGATGTCGGCCGCTGCCTCCTCGAACCCGAAACGTATTGGGCCGGAAACGGTATCGAGCTGCGGGTGGCAACCACCGTCACCGATATCGACACCGACCACGGCCGGGTGTGGCTGAGCAGCGGTGAGGCGCTCGGCTACGACAGCCTGCTGCTGGCCACCGGGGCGCGGGCGCGACGGCTGGAACAACATCCGCCGGTCAGGGTTCGTACTTTGCGCGGCGTCGGCGACATCGCGGCGCTGCGGGCGGCGATCGACAGCGGGCCGCTGCTGATTGTCGGCGGCGGACTGGTAGGCCTCGAGGTGGCCGCCACCGCGCGTGGTCTCGGTGCGGAGGTGCACATCCTGCATGCGGGTGCTGCCCCGCTCGATCGGGTTGTGCCGCAGGAGGTCTCGGAGCTGGTTCAGTACTTGCACGCCGAACATGGGGTGCGCATCGACAGCAATGTTCGCCTGACCGGGATAGAGCAGATCGATACCCGCGGCGTTGTCGCGACCGCCACCGACGGCCGCACCTGGACAGGTTCGTCCGCCCTCGTCGCTATCGGCGCGGAACCCGACACCGCGCTCGCCCGCACGGCTGGAATCGCCGTCGACGCAGGCATTCTCGTCGACGAGTGGTACCGCACCTCCGCTGCGGGAGTCTTCGCTGCCGGCGACGTGGCCCGCCGCTTCACCGCCCACCGTGGCCGCCACGAGCGCAGCGAGCACTGGAACAGTGCCTTGGCGCAGGGCGCTGCCGCCGCGAAATCCATGCTGGGGCAACCCGTTACCGAGCTGGAGCTTCCGTGGGGATGGACAACTCAGTATGGCGTGAGTCTGCAATTCGCCGGTTGGATGCAGTCGCGCGAGGAACTGGTGGTCCGGGGCGCGATCGAGTCACGAAACTTCACCGTCCTGGCTCTATCCGGCGGTGCGCTTGTCGGCGCGATCACCGTCGGGCGGCCCAGGGACATCAGAGCTGCCCGGGAGCTGATCGCGACCGGTGCCGTGCTCCCGAGCGCCGATTGGGCCGACGAAGCGGTGGACCTCACCCGAATTGTCCAGGCTCCGTTGCCCGTCCGGCGCTAG
- a CDS encoding DUF1059 domain-containing protein, producing MNCTLTISGEEDEVLQAAYEHAISAHQHHEGPELREEIRGTLEDEKVAN from the coding sequence ATGAATTGCACGCTCACTATCTCAGGTGAGGAAGACGAGGTCCTGCAAGCGGCCTACGAGCACGCGATCTCGGCGCATCAGCACCACGAGGGACCAGAGCTTCGCGAGGAGATCCGCGGAACTCTCGAGGATGAGAAGGTCGCGAACTGA
- a CDS encoding HAD family hydrolase, with translation MPDPAAVLFDIDGTLVDSNYLHARAWHAAFREAGTIVPTWRIHRAIGMDGAKLVETLAGDLDDAAADHADDLHTRYYLESADQLTLLPGAREALADLHARGLRVVLATSAPPDELSLLRKLLDSESVLYAVTGGEDVETAKPDPSIVRIALDRAGVPPERAVFVGDTVWDVRACASVGVPTVGVLSGGISRAELQDEGAAFVCDDVAHLLREVGDSPIARLL, from the coding sequence GTGCCCGACCCCGCAGCAGTTCTGTTCGACATCGACGGCACCCTCGTCGACTCCAACTACTTGCATGCCAGGGCCTGGCACGCGGCCTTCCGTGAGGCCGGCACCATCGTCCCGACCTGGCGCATTCATCGCGCCATCGGCATGGACGGCGCCAAGCTGGTCGAGACCTTGGCCGGCGATCTCGACGATGCCGCCGCCGATCATGCCGATGACCTGCACACACGCTATTACCTGGAGAGCGCCGACCAGCTGACGTTGCTGCCCGGAGCCCGCGAGGCCCTGGCGGACCTGCACGCGCGGGGTCTGCGGGTGGTGCTCGCCACGTCCGCACCCCCGGACGAGCTGTCGCTGCTGCGCAAACTGCTCGACAGCGAGTCCGTGCTCTATGCGGTGACCGGCGGCGAGGACGTCGAGACCGCCAAACCGGATCCGAGCATCGTGCGGATCGCCCTGGATCGGGCCGGTGTCCCTCCGGAGCGTGCGGTCTTCGTCGGCGACACGGTGTGGGACGTGCGGGCCTGCGCCTCCGTCGGCGTGCCGACGGTCGGGGTGCTCAGCGGTGGCATCTCGCGCGCCGAACTCCAGGACGAGGGAGCCGCGTTCGTCTGCGACGACGTCGCGCACCTGCTGCGTGAGGTCGGGGACAGCCCGATCGCGCGCCTGCTCTGA
- a CDS encoding cytochrome P450, whose product MATPSIPAGFDFTDPDLWAHRRPTEEFAELRRVAPVWWCEQRGSGFHDGGYWAVTKLEDIKEISRHPETFSSAENSAIVRYTAETTREQLDMQKIIMLNMDPPAHTKNRRIVSKGFTPRAIESLRGALTERAERIVHEAKKSGRGDFVEQVAAELPLQAIAELLGVPQQDRKKIFHWSNSMIGSDDPDFAAESVTARLELSGYAWKLAEERRSCPADDIVTQLVHADIDGEHLGSEEFAFFVILLSVAGNETTRNSITHGMKAFVDHPQQWELYKAQRPNTAPDEIVRWATPVTVFQRTTTRDVELGGQLIKKGQRVAMFYGSANFDEDAFTDPFTFDILRNPNPHVGFGGAGTHYCLGANLARLVIDLIFNAIADTMPNLRQLAEPEHLRSGWLNGIKRWEVAYE is encoded by the coding sequence ATGGCCACACCGTCGATACCCGCCGGGTTCGATTTCACCGATCCCGACCTGTGGGCGCACCGCAGGCCGACCGAGGAATTCGCGGAGCTCCGCCGCGTCGCACCGGTCTGGTGGTGCGAACAGCGGGGCAGCGGATTCCATGACGGCGGCTACTGGGCCGTCACGAAACTCGAAGACATCAAGGAGATCTCGCGACACCCGGAGACCTTCTCCTCCGCCGAGAACTCCGCGATCGTCCGCTACACCGCGGAGACCACTCGCGAACAGCTCGACATGCAGAAAATCATCATGCTCAATATGGATCCGCCGGCGCACACGAAGAACCGGCGCATCGTCTCGAAGGGATTCACCCCGCGCGCCATCGAAAGCCTGCGCGGCGCACTGACCGAGCGGGCCGAGCGAATCGTGCACGAGGCGAAGAAGTCCGGACGCGGCGACTTCGTCGAGCAGGTCGCCGCGGAGCTGCCGCTGCAGGCGATCGCCGAACTGCTCGGCGTGCCGCAGCAGGACCGCAAGAAGATCTTTCACTGGTCCAATTCGATGATCGGCTCCGACGATCCCGACTTCGCCGCCGAATCGGTGACCGCACGACTGGAGTTGAGCGGCTACGCCTGGAAATTGGCCGAGGAGCGGCGTAGCTGCCCCGCCGATGACATCGTCACCCAACTGGTGCACGCCGATATCGACGGCGAGCACCTCGGCTCCGAAGAGTTCGCGTTCTTCGTCATCCTGCTCTCGGTCGCGGGCAACGAAACCACCCGCAATTCCATCACCCACGGCATGAAGGCCTTCGTCGACCACCCCCAGCAATGGGAGTTGTACAAGGCTCAACGCCCCAACACCGCACCCGACGAGATCGTCCGCTGGGCCACCCCGGTCACGGTTTTCCAGCGCACGACAACCCGGGATGTCGAACTCGGCGGTCAGCTGATCAAAAAGGGTCAGCGCGTCGCAATGTTCTACGGCTCGGCCAATTTCGACGAGGACGCCTTCACCGACCCCTTCACCTTCGATATCCTGCGCAACCCCAACCCACACGTCGGTTTCGGCGGCGCGGGCACGCACTACTGCCTCGGCGCGAACCTGGCCCGCCTGGTGATCGACCTCATCTTCAACGCCATCGCCGACACCATGCCCAACCTCCGCCAACTCGCCGAACCCGAGCATTTGCGATCCGGCTGGCTCAACGGCATCAAACGCTGGGAAGTCGCCTACGAATAG
- a CDS encoding ZIP family metal transporter translates to MAILLAVLSMCMTLVGGLVAVRIGERKRLVLGLAAGVMLGVVAFDLMPEALEQERHEALGVPVPLLAAVVGFLTVHIMERTVALHTGYEDEFGSHHHGFESVGLLAASGLVFHSMLDGLSIGFGFQAGAEVGVAVAIAVICHDFADGFNTFTIATLYGNQRRRGYILLGLDAIAPVVGAIIGTLVKVPAELVGLYLGYFAGFLLYLATADILPEAHAGKPSKAPLFCTLAGVACMLGVAALSH, encoded by the coding sequence ATGGCGATTCTGCTGGCGGTGTTGTCGATGTGCATGACGCTGGTCGGTGGCTTGGTGGCAGTGCGCATCGGGGAGCGCAAACGTCTGGTGCTCGGGCTCGCTGCCGGCGTCATGCTCGGCGTGGTGGCCTTCGACCTGATGCCGGAAGCGCTCGAACAGGAGCGGCACGAGGCGCTCGGTGTGCCGGTGCCGCTGTTGGCCGCGGTGGTCGGTTTCCTGACCGTGCACATCATGGAGCGCACAGTCGCCCTCCACACCGGGTACGAGGACGAATTCGGTTCCCACCACCACGGATTCGAATCGGTGGGCCTACTGGCCGCCTCCGGACTGGTCTTCCACAGCATGCTCGACGGACTCAGCATCGGCTTCGGCTTCCAGGCCGGTGCGGAAGTGGGTGTCGCGGTGGCCATCGCGGTCATCTGCCACGATTTCGCCGATGGTTTCAACACTTTCACCATTGCCACCCTGTACGGCAACCAGCGGCGGCGGGGCTACATCCTGCTCGGCCTCGACGCCATCGCACCCGTAGTGGGCGCGATTATCGGCACACTGGTGAAGGTGCCCGCCGAACTGGTCGGCCTCTACCTCGGCTATTTCGCGGGCTTCCTGCTCTACCTCGCGACGGCCGACATCCTGCCCGAGGCGCACGCCGGCAAACCGTCCAAGGCCCCGCTGTTCTGCACGCTCGCGGGCGTGGCCTGCATGCTCGGGGTAGCGGCACTGAGCCACTGA
- a CDS encoding DinB family protein, which translates to MTGSDPKSVLHRYLRSAREAMLWKLEGLSEYDIRRPMTPTGTNLLGLVKHLGSVEFGYFGDTFGRPNDEPINQQDFVADPTADMWATAEESRAEIIGFYRRAWAHSDATIDSLDLGAAGAVPWWEADRRVVTLHQILVHVTAETNRHAGHADIIRELIDGAAGLLPASDKMPTDDPDWWQRYRDKLEDTAKRAAGLG; encoded by the coding sequence ATGACTGGCTCTGACCCGAAATCGGTCCTGCACCGCTATCTGCGGTCCGCCCGGGAGGCGATGTTGTGGAAGCTGGAGGGCTTGTCCGAGTACGACATTCGTCGGCCCATGACACCTACCGGTACGAACCTGCTCGGTCTCGTCAAGCATCTCGGCTCGGTGGAGTTCGGGTACTTCGGTGACACCTTCGGGCGGCCCAACGACGAACCCATCAACCAACAGGATTTCGTCGCCGATCCGACTGCCGACATGTGGGCCACCGCCGAGGAATCGCGCGCGGAGATCATCGGCTTCTACCGGCGGGCCTGGGCGCATTCCGACGCCACGATCGACAGTCTCGATCTCGGTGCCGCAGGGGCAGTTCCGTGGTGGGAGGCGGACCGCCGAGTCGTCACTCTGCACCAGATCCTGGTGCACGTGACCGCTGAAACCAACCGGCACGCCGGGCATGCCGACATCATCCGTGAACTTATCGACGGCGCCGCAGGCCTGCTCCCGGCCAGTGACAAGATGCCCACCGATGACCCGGATTGGTGGCAGCGCTATCGAGACAAGTTGGAGGACACCGCGAAGCGGGCCGCGGGACTCGGTTGA
- a CDS encoding serine hydrolase domain-containing protein, with translation MTNTFDPEKLQTALDTVNRAGMPGLFAEVRDSGEIWRGAAGFADVATGRPVTAEMRHRVGSVTKTFTAAAVLYQVDAGAIDLDAPVGDYLPQLVPGERGAAITVRMLINHTSGLADYLRYAYPSLAGFPDPAKMTPESLEDNRFTRFHPARLIELGVAAPAAGTPGGLPGAYSNTNYLLMCQLLELVSGISAEKCITRDIIERAGLRDTELPLGPDLHGPHSLHYEAWFGKLDPPRDYSVFDMSYAGPSASLISTVADLNRFFGLLLAGDVISESALAQMQRTVPVIAFDGKTLDYGLGLQKMTVPGHGTYWGHEGSVWGGGAMSMISADGERQMSMMVNLQRWNRLDSAGKPQPHPIDEALQAFIQLALG, from the coding sequence GTGACCAATACATTTGATCCCGAGAAACTACAGACCGCGCTGGACACCGTTAATCGCGCGGGCATGCCCGGTCTTTTCGCCGAGGTGCGTGACAGCGGCGAAATCTGGCGCGGCGCAGCCGGATTCGCAGATGTCGCTACCGGCCGCCCCGTAACGGCCGAGATGCGGCACCGCGTCGGCAGCGTCACCAAGACGTTCACCGCGGCCGCTGTGCTGTATCAGGTCGACGCGGGCGCGATAGACCTCGACGCACCCGTCGGCGATTATCTGCCGCAGCTGGTTCCCGGGGAACGAGGTGCGGCGATCACGGTCCGCATGCTGATCAACCACACCAGCGGCCTCGCCGACTACCTCCGGTATGCCTACCCGTCCCTGGCGGGTTTTCCGGACCCGGCGAAAATGACACCGGAGAGCCTGGAGGACAACCGGTTCACCCGTTTTCACCCGGCTCGGCTCATTGAGCTGGGGGTCGCAGCGCCCGCTGCCGGAACCCCGGGTGGATTGCCGGGTGCGTATTCGAACACCAATTACCTACTCATGTGCCAACTTCTGGAGTTGGTCAGCGGTATCTCGGCGGAGAAATGCATCACCCGCGACATCATCGAGCGGGCCGGGTTGCGCGACACCGAGCTCCCGCTCGGACCGGACCTGCACGGACCGCACTCGCTGCACTACGAGGCGTGGTTCGGCAAGCTCGACCCGCCGCGCGACTACAGCGTTTTCGACATGTCGTATGCCGGGCCGTCGGCTTCGCTGATCTCGACTGTCGCGGACCTGAACCGCTTCTTCGGCCTGCTGCTGGCCGGTGACGTCATCAGCGAATCGGCGCTGGCGCAGATGCAGCGCACCGTCCCTGTCATCGCGTTCGATGGCAAGACGCTCGACTACGGTCTCGGTCTGCAGAAGATGACGGTGCCCGGCCATGGAACCTACTGGGGCCATGAGGGTTCCGTCTGGGGCGGCGGCGCGATGTCCATGATCAGCGCCGACGGCGAGCGGCAAATGTCCATGATGGTCAACCTGCAACGGTGGAACCGGCTCGACTCCGCGGGCAAGCCGCAGCCCCATCCGATCGACGAGGCCCTGCAAGCTTTCATCCAGCTGGCGCTCGGGTAG
- a CDS encoding LysR family transcriptional regulator codes for MIDLDIRQLQSFLVVAQELNITRASARLHLSQQTLSTQIQQLERAMGVTLLVRTSRGVLLTPAGDELERGGSAVVSDIGELTERVRAADRGRLGMLRIACCPYATALFATEVADAMEAAVPGLEVELTTVRTPPEERALLLSGEVDAAFMWLPLGDNRFQHAAVRGDRRAVALPAGHRLAGQEAVTLADLAGEPVLRPDIFLSEENLCHWIADPRPDGTPALRGPVLATVEDALMAVARGKGVWLAPEPLSNWIPASTIQWRPVKDAPTSELALVWTDHTRQPLIARMIAEVRKITGWTDPTD; via the coding sequence GTGATCGACCTGGATATTCGCCAGCTACAGTCGTTCCTGGTGGTAGCCCAGGAACTCAACATCACCCGTGCCTCGGCCCGGCTGCACCTCAGTCAGCAGACGCTGTCCACCCAAATCCAGCAGCTCGAACGCGCGATGGGCGTGACGCTGCTGGTCCGGACCTCCCGCGGGGTGCTGCTCACCCCCGCCGGCGATGAACTCGAACGCGGCGGCAGCGCGGTGGTCTCCGACATCGGCGAACTCACCGAACGAGTGCGGGCCGCCGACCGCGGCCGCCTCGGCATGTTGCGAATTGCCTGCTGTCCCTATGCCACTGCCCTGTTCGCCACCGAGGTGGCCGACGCGATGGAAGCCGCGGTGCCCGGGCTCGAAGTCGAATTGACCACGGTGCGAACCCCGCCCGAGGAGCGCGCGCTGTTGCTGTCGGGCGAGGTCGACGCCGCTTTCATGTGGCTTCCATTGGGCGACAACCGTTTCCAGCATGCCGCCGTGCGCGGCGACCGGCGTGCGGTGGCTCTGCCGGCGGGGCACCGGCTGGCCGGACAGGAGGCGGTAACCCTCGCTGATCTGGCCGGCGAGCCGGTCCTTCGCCCGGATATCTTTCTGTCCGAAGAGAATCTGTGCCACTGGATCGCCGATCCCCGGCCCGACGGCACACCCGCCTTACGCGGCCCGGTGCTGGCCACGGTCGAGGACGCCCTGATGGCCGTCGCCCGCGGCAAGGGCGTGTGGCTGGCGCCCGAGCCGCTGAGCAACTGGATCCCGGCATCGACCATCCAGTGGCGGCCTGTAAAAGACGCGCCCACTTCCGAACTCGCACTCGTCTGGACCGACCACACGCGCCAGCCACTGATCGCCAGGATGATCGCCGAGGTCCGGAAGATCACCGGCTGGACCGATCCCACCGACTGA
- a CDS encoding SDR family oxidoreductase, translated as MTSTLSARDLEGKVALVVGGSRNQGAACAELLAARGATTVISYSHGEHAAAATLAALDRHGVTAEAIRSDATRSADVNTLFAGVLARHGRLDIVVHTVGAALGKPLVDNTDADFDRLIDRNTRSAFNTLRAAARHLADHGHYVALTSALAAGAPEGLGLYSAAKAAVERLVLAAAHELAARDITVNAVAPGLVTDSFCPGVDSASLIPRSPRGRLGQPEYTARVVMWLTSSAADWVSGQVIRVDGGLN; from the coding sequence ATGACTTCCACACTCTCGGCACGCGATCTGGAGGGCAAGGTCGCGTTGGTGGTCGGTGGCAGCCGCAATCAGGGCGCGGCCTGCGCCGAACTGCTGGCGGCGCGGGGCGCGACCACGGTCATCAGTTACTCCCACGGCGAGCATGCCGCGGCAGCGACCTTGGCCGCCCTGGATCGGCACGGTGTCACCGCGGAGGCCATCCGCTCCGACGCCACCCGGTCGGCCGATGTGAACACTTTGTTCGCCGGTGTCCTCGCCCGGCACGGACGGCTCGACATCGTGGTCCACACTGTGGGCGCGGCGCTGGGAAAACCGTTGGTGGACAACACCGACGCGGATTTCGACCGGCTCATCGACCGCAATACCCGCAGTGCGTTCAACACGCTGCGCGCCGCCGCTCGTCATCTGGCCGATCACGGTCACTATGTGGCGCTGACCAGTGCACTGGCCGCTGGTGCGCCCGAGGGGCTGGGGTTGTATTCGGCGGCCAAGGCCGCTGTCGAGCGGCTGGTGCTCGCCGCCGCGCACGAGCTGGCGGCGCGGGACATCACCGTCAACGCGGTCGCGCCGGGGCTGGTTACCGATTCCTTCTGTCCCGGTGTGGATTCCGCGAGCCTGATACCCCGTTCTCCGCGCGGACGCCTGGGTCAGCCGGAGTACACCGCGCGTGTGGTCATGTGGCTCACCAGCTCTGCCGCGGACTGGGTTTCCGGCCAGGTCATCCGCGTCGACGGCGGACTCAACTGA